Proteins from a genomic interval of Sphingobacterium lactis:
- a CDS encoding efflux RND transporter periplasmic adaptor subunit, producing the protein MKNTNMLLSVVGCALLVSACTATSNEKKTESGAKVVPVTNLVHLDTVVYKEYIADIQSLRNVELRSRLAGFLDRIYVDEGAYVRKGQVLFSLVADEYRADLAQAQAAVSSAMAETKKVELEMERTKKLVEKNIVSSTEYDLLKVQLRAANAKVHEAEAILNQAKTKLANTQIRAPFDGRIDRILLKEGSLLEEGSLLTSISDSKSVNVYFDISEQEYLGIASDSAYNRNNFKKDVQLILANGALYPHQGVAEIVESEFEASTGSISLRARFNNPDGLLKHGATGRIGVPIQTGNLLLVHQKSVFEIQDKAYVYTLKGDTVKQTPFQNGQRVGHYYIVEGGLPADAKVVYEGAKSLRDGMVIQPKMVKN; encoded by the coding sequence ATGAAAAATACGAACATGCTACTTTCAGTGGTAGGTTGTGCCTTGCTTGTTTCTGCCTGTACGGCAACCAGTAACGAGAAGAAGACAGAAAGCGGTGCTAAGGTCGTTCCCGTGACGAATTTGGTGCACTTGGATACCGTTGTTTATAAAGAGTATATTGCAGATATCCAATCCCTGCGTAATGTGGAATTGCGCTCCAGACTGGCGGGTTTCCTCGACCGGATCTATGTGGACGAGGGAGCTTATGTGCGCAAGGGGCAGGTGTTGTTCTCCTTGGTTGCCGATGAATACCGTGCCGATCTGGCACAGGCGCAGGCTGCAGTAAGTTCAGCCATGGCGGAAACCAAAAAAGTAGAGCTTGAAATGGAACGCACCAAAAAATTGGTGGAAAAGAACATTGTCAGTTCTACCGAATATGATCTCCTAAAGGTTCAATTGCGTGCCGCCAATGCCAAGGTTCACGAGGCGGAAGCCATATTGAACCAGGCGAAGACTAAACTGGCCAATACCCAGATCCGTGCACCCTTTGATGGCCGCATCGATAGGATCTTGTTGAAGGAAGGCTCCCTTTTGGAAGAAGGATCGCTATTGACCAGCATCTCGGATTCCAAGAGTGTCAATGTATATTTTGATATCTCCGAGCAGGAATATCTAGGAATCGCGTCCGATTCAGCATACAATAGAAATAATTTTAAAAAGGATGTGCAGCTGATTCTAGCGAATGGCGCACTCTATCCACATCAAGGTGTTGCTGAAATCGTAGAGAGTGAATTCGAGGCCAGCACCGGATCTATTTCTTTGCGTGCCCGTTTCAACAACCCCGATGGTTTATTGAAGCATGGGGCAACAGGTCGGATCGGTGTTCCGATCCAGACAGGAAACCTACTGCTCGTCCATCAGAAGTCCGTATTTGAAATTCAGGATAAGGCCTATGTGTATACCCTCAAGGGAGATACGGTAAAACAGACGCCATTTCAGAATGGACAGCGCGTAGGACATTACTACATTGTTGAGGGTGGTCTTCCTGCAGATGCGAAGGTGGTTTATGAAGGCGCTAAGTCGTTGCGCGATGGTATGGTCATTCAACCAAAGATGGTTAAGAACTAA